A single Populus nigra chromosome 13, ddPopNigr1.1, whole genome shotgun sequence DNA region contains:
- the LOC133671105 gene encoding NADP-dependent alkenal double bond reductase P2-like isoform X1: protein MASDHSVGGVEVISNKQVILKDYVSGFPRESNLYLTTSNIKLKVPEEESGKDAVLVKNLYLSCDPFMRGRMQRDLPPGKSELSSYSLGSPIVGYGVARVVDSRHSDFKKGDLVWGTTIGWEEYSLMTTPEYLFKINHTDDIPLSYYTGILGMPGMTAYFGFFDIGSPKEGDRVYVSSASGAIGQLVGQFAKLIGCYVVGSAGSKEKVELLKTKFGFDDAFNYKEEHDLDAALKRYFPEGIDIYFENVGGKMLDAVLLNMRHHGRIALCGMISQYILEQPESVHNLIAVLFKQIRMEGFAVAEYYDQYSKFLDFVLPYIKEGKIVYVEDITEGLESGPAALIGLFSGRNVGKQVVKVAQE from the exons ATGGCTAGTGATCATAGTGTTGGTGGGGTGGAAGTGATCAGCAACAAACAAGTGATCCTCAAGGACTATGTGAGTGGTTTTCCAAGAGAATCAAACCTGTACTTGACGACAAGTAACATCAAACTCAAAGTGCCAGAAGAAGAGAGTGGTAAAGATGCTGTGCTGGTTAAGAATCTCTACTTGTCTTGTGATCCTTTCATGCGTGGACGGATGCAGAGAGATCTGCCACCCGGTAAATCTGAACTATCTTCCTACTCCCTTGGCTCT CCAATTGTTGGATATGGAGTGGCTAGAGTAGTTGATTCCAGGCACTCTGACTTCAAGAAAGGCGATTTGGTCTGGGGAACGACAATCGGCTGGGAAGAATACAGTCTAATGACAACACCTGAATACCTCTTCAAAATCAACCATACTGATGATATACCCCTTTCATACTACACTGGAATTCTTG GAATGCCTGGCATGACTGCTTATTTTGGCTTCTTTGACATTGGCTCTCCCAAGGAAGGAGACCGTGTCTACGTTTCATCAGCATCAGGCGCAATTGGTCAGCTTGTTGGGCAATTTGCAAAGCTGATAGGTTGTTATGTTGTTGGAAGTGCTGGAAGTAAAGAAAAGGTTGAACTATTGAAGACCAAGTTTGGATTTGATGATGCTTTCAATTATAAAGAGGAGCATGACTTGGATGCAGCCTTAAAAAG GTACTTCCCTGAAGGCATCGACATTTACTTTGAGAATGTTGGAGGAAAAATGCTTGATGCTGTCCTTCTAAACATGAGACACCATGGCCGTATTGCTTTGTGTGGAATGATCTCTCAATACATTCTCGAGCAGCCTGAAAGTGTGCATAACTTAATCGCTGTACTCTTTAAGCAGATCCGGATGGAAGGGTTTGCTGTTGCCGAGTACTATGACCAATACTCCAAGTTCTTGGATTTTGTTCTGCCTTATATTAAAGAAGGGAAGATTGTTTATGTGGAAGACATAACTGAAGGACTCGAGAGTGGCCCTGCTGCATTGATAGGCCTATTCAGCGGCCGAAATGTAGGCAAGCAAGTAGTGAAGGTTGCTCAGGAGTGA
- the LOC133671105 gene encoding NADP-dependent alkenal double bond reductase P2-like isoform X2 yields the protein MLCWLRISTCLVILSCVDGCREICHPPIVGYGVARVVDSRHSDFKKGDLVWGTTIGWEEYSLMTTPEYLFKINHTDDIPLSYYTGILGMPGMTAYFGFFDIGSPKEGDRVYVSSASGAIGQLVGQFAKLIGCYVVGSAGSKEKVELLKTKFGFDDAFNYKEEHDLDAALKRYFPEGIDIYFENVGGKMLDAVLLNMRHHGRIALCGMISQYILEQPESVHNLIAVLFKQIRMEGFAVAEYYDQYSKFLDFVLPYIKEGKIVYVEDITEGLESGPAALIGLFSGRNVGKQVVKVAQE from the exons ATGCTGTGCTGGTTAAGAATCTCTACTTGTCTTGTGATCCTTTCATGCGTGGACGGATGCAGAGAGATCTGCCACCCG CCAATTGTTGGATATGGAGTGGCTAGAGTAGTTGATTCCAGGCACTCTGACTTCAAGAAAGGCGATTTGGTCTGGGGAACGACAATCGGCTGGGAAGAATACAGTCTAATGACAACACCTGAATACCTCTTCAAAATCAACCATACTGATGATATACCCCTTTCATACTACACTGGAATTCTTG GAATGCCTGGCATGACTGCTTATTTTGGCTTCTTTGACATTGGCTCTCCCAAGGAAGGAGACCGTGTCTACGTTTCATCAGCATCAGGCGCAATTGGTCAGCTTGTTGGGCAATTTGCAAAGCTGATAGGTTGTTATGTTGTTGGAAGTGCTGGAAGTAAAGAAAAGGTTGAACTATTGAAGACCAAGTTTGGATTTGATGATGCTTTCAATTATAAAGAGGAGCATGACTTGGATGCAGCCTTAAAAAG GTACTTCCCTGAAGGCATCGACATTTACTTTGAGAATGTTGGAGGAAAAATGCTTGATGCTGTCCTTCTAAACATGAGACACCATGGCCGTATTGCTTTGTGTGGAATGATCTCTCAATACATTCTCGAGCAGCCTGAAAGTGTGCATAACTTAATCGCTGTACTCTTTAAGCAGATCCGGATGGAAGGGTTTGCTGTTGCCGAGTACTATGACCAATACTCCAAGTTCTTGGATTTTGTTCTGCCTTATATTAAAGAAGGGAAGATTGTTTATGTGGAAGACATAACTGAAGGACTCGAGAGTGGCCCTGCTGCATTGATAGGCCTATTCAGCGGCCGAAATGTAGGCAAGCAAGTAGTGAAGGTTGCTCAGGAGTGA